The following is a genomic window from Prevotella nigrescens.
CGTCCATAAAGCAATGCACATAAACTTCTTTCAGACCGTATTCCTTGCCTATCTCGATTAATTTATGAAGATGATTCAATGAAGAGTGGACGCCACCGGTAGATGTTAAACCCATCAGATGGAGTTTCTTGCCCGTTTTCTGCGCATAGCTGTAAGCGTTAATTATCTCTTTATTCTTCAGAATTTCACCATTTTCGCATGCCTTGTTAATCTTTACCAAATCCTGATATACAATTCGTCCGGCACCAATGTTAAGGTGTCCTACTTCAGAGTTACCCATCTGACCGTCTGGCAGACCTACGTTTTCGCCCGAAGCCTGCAACTGTGAGTGTGAAGATACTGCATTCAGATAGTCCAAGTAAGGTGTTGGCGTATTGTAAATAACATCTCCTTTACCATGTTTTCCGAGACCCCAACCATCGAGAATCATCAGAAGTGCTTTTTTTGCCATAATAATTTTACTCCTTTAATACCTATTTTACTGATTGCAAAGGTAAGAAAAAACTTACAAAGCACAAAGAAATATCGTTATTCTACTACTTTTTACACTTATTCATTCTACTATTTTATTAAAATAATGTGTAGAGCAAATAACCCCAGTGTGCCACCAATGCTGCCGCAAAACCACCGATGGTATGAGAAAGAATAGCCTTTGAAGTAAGTTCCCGATAGCCGATTGTATCGAGCATAGCAGTATGTGTGCTGAGGAAACCGCTCCAACACATACCCATACCCGTAAACACGGCAATGGCATTCCCATCTATCCAACCATGAGAAAGGAAATTCGGAACAAGGCTCAAGGCGGCTCCAACGGCTCCAAGGGCAGTTATAGGAAAGGCTACTTGGTGTGGATCGGTAAATCCAAACAATGGTTCCAACAGCCAGTTTATATAGTTTGCAGCTTTGGGCAACACAGCAACTCCTTCGTAAGCGGCCCCCGTAAACTCGCCCGTCTTGCTCGGACCGAACGTCAGAATCATTACAAGGGTCGATATTATAAGCACCCCGGGAATAATGGCAACGCCTACATCTACTCCCGACTTACCTCCATCGAGCAGCGAATTAAGCGTACGCAAAAACACAGACTTCTCCTCTTCATGGCGTGGACGCTCCATTTGCTTCTCAAACTTCTCTGCATCGAGCGCATTCTCCGTAAGATATTGCGGATAAGCCTTCAATACGAAGTGCTGCATGCAACGTGTTGAAACGATACAACCACAGCAAGCACCGAAGAAACCAATCAATGGCTCAACGAAATAACCTTGTCCGAGCATAAACACAATTACGATAAGTCCCATACCGAACGCTGTCCCGAAGTTGGTAAGCGAAATATATTGGAACTTCTTGAAATATCCGCTGAAATGCTTGTCTTGCGCCAACGTAATGATGGCGGGATTGTCTGAAAGGAAAGTAAGTATTGCTCCGAGCGATGCAACACCGGGAAGGTGAAACAACGGACGCATAAGCGGGCGCAGAATTTTCTCTATAAGGTCTACCACACCAAACTCTACGAGCAGCTTACCCAATGCTCCTGTCAGCACACAGATAGCCATTAGATAAAAGCAAGTGTTCAATAACAAATCGTGCGCCGTGTGCATTATGGTGTTAAGCATTGGTGCAACGCCCATTATCCAGCCTATACCGCCGAATAAAGCAATTATAATGAGCAGACACATAACACCTTTTGGTAATATCTGCTTCGACTTTTTAGTCGTGTTGTTTTGTCGGTTTTGTTCCATTTTTGTTTAGGATTACATCACAGGTTTTAAATTTCGGGCGTAAAATTACTATATTTTCCTCAATTACAATACTAATTCCTGAAAAATATTTAATTCGTTCTTAACATATTCTGTAAGTGTAGAGTCAACCAGCAAGTGCAAAATTATAATATTCTTTTGTAGAACTCGCATTTGGGTGTTTGAAAATTTAGTTTCTGTCTTGGTCTTCTGTTTATTTTCTTCTGTATCATTGCAATCTTTTTGTCTGTGAAATCATCGAAGTTTGCCTACTTTGGGATATATTGCCTGATGAGTTTGTTTGTATTTTCAACCGCTCCTTTCTGCCATGAGGTATATGGCTTGGTACAAAAATAGCCTGGCATGGTGTTCCGTTTCTGCTTTCTCAGTATAACGAAAAGTTTTTTGTGCTATTGCTATGGCAGCGTTGCTCACAGGGAGAGATTATTTATCTATCTTGGCATCGGCGTTTTTGTGCTTCTCTTCTATTTCTTTTTCCATCTTTTGGCGTGCTTGTTCGGCTTTTGTTTCATTATAGGCACGCAAAATGGGGTCTTCGGTATTGATGCCGTCGAATTTCTGGAATATTTCACGTTGCTTTTTTACGTGTTCTTTGTCGCGGCGGAGGCGTTTGTCGAGCATTAATCCTATATCAAATTCACGGATATCATGCTTTGGGGCAGCCTCTAATATATCACGTTTTGGCATTTGCTTTAGCAATTCTCTGCCATTCACTGTGTGTTTTCCCCATACAACAACTTCGCCAAGCGATTGTTTTTCAGGAAAAAGAAACACGGTATCCTTTTGTACTTCTGTTTGTGTTAGTGTTTCTGTATGGTATTTTGTTTTAGAGAATGTTGCAGTTTCGTAAGCAACAGGAAGATTTATTATGCCACGATAATCGGTTTTTCCAAAATGTTTTCCATTTACAGCTATAAGAACATCGCGAATGGGCAAACTGCTTACGCCATCGCACACTTGGACTTGCTGGGCACAAACTATGGTAACGTGCATTATAAAGATAAATAACGATAATACCTTACGCTGCATAGATGTCTGGTTTACGATTGCAAAAGTAAACTTTATATTCGGAATTGCAAGCTTATTAACACACAATTATCTGTAAATTTAATAAACGAAACAAAAGACCGAAAATGCCTTGATAATTATTTACTAATGCGCGATTTACAGAATGTTCCTATAGATAGAATATAGACTCGTTACCCATATTGAAAAGTAAATCGAGAATGCTTAGATTAGGTTGGAAACCAATTTTCTGTTCGTACACCTGATAATAAGGTTTTAGCACAAAATCTTTATCTACGAGTGGGTGCTTCGGACGTATTACTTCGCGAAAATCAGTATATTCACCGATGAAATCGTTATTTTTTTCGATTGGTATAAACCTATTGGTGGGTTTGAAATTGGGTTGTAAGTCGAGCAATTCGCAAAGCATGTATGTTATTTCGACATTGAAATCGAAAAGAAATTTCCACTTTTTTTCGAAGAATGGGCGAATGTCGTCTTGATAATATTCGAAGAAAGGACTTTCACCGTATGCCGAAAGTAGTGCATTCCAATGCTGATGCCGCCAGTTATCGTGTTCGCTAATGCAAACATCGCACATTTCGCATTTAGTATTATCGAACTTTTCTACTGGAATAGACAGAGTTTGCAGTCCGTTTGCTGTTGCAATAACACATCGGTTCCGATAAGTTTGCTTTACAAAATGGTCGTGTTGCTCAATTAAGCACACATCATATCGATTCAGCTTTTGGAACCACTGAATGGGAGCAAAGTAGGCAGAGGAAAGCAATGCAGACATCATAAAATTGGAATGAAAAGAAAGAAAAAATAGCATTGCTGACAAGTCTGCTTTACCAGATTTCCCAAACAATGCTATTTTGTCTTAAACAATATATTATTTTATATTATCAACCCATTTAAACAATCGGTTCCAACGTATGCCACTAAAGCCACGACGGTCCGGATCGCTTGACCACCATATAAATAATGGTTTGCCAACTATGTGGTCTTCAGGAACAAATCCCCAGTAGCGGCTGTCGGCAGAGTTATGTCGGTTGTCGCCTTGCATCCAATAATAGTCCATCTTAAAGGTGTACGATGTTGCAGGCTTACCATTAATATATATCTTTCCGTTCTTTACATCGAGCTTGTTTCCTTCGTAAACTTTGATGCAACGTTCGTAAACAGGCAGATTTTCTAAGGTAAGATTAATGCTCTTTCCTTTTGCCGGAATCCAAACAGGACCATAATTGTCGCGTGTCCATACTTTCCAACCAAGGTCGGAATTGCGTGGATAGTTAGAACCTGTATATATATCCTTATCTGTTACAGGACGAATAGCCTTAACCAAGCCATGTTGTTTCAATGCGTTTACCGCACGTTTGGTCAGCGGCATATAACCATCGTATTGTAAAGCTGCCTGATTGAGTACCAATCCTTGTTCAACATCGAAGCCGTGTAAGCGACTAAGACTCTGAACATCTTCGTTGCTTATACCTATTTCCTTGCGAAAATCGTCGTATTGCTCGCTCATTAAGTCGGCTGCAGTAACATTGTTGAACTTTACTAAATAAGCATATTCCACATTTTCGGGTTCTTTGTTTGGTTTTCCGTCCAAATATACAATCTTATTCTTTATCTGGAGGGTCTGCCCTGGCAAACCTACACAACGCTTTACATAATTTTCGCGACGGTCGGTAGGACGTGATTCTATTTCTCCATAAGTAGCCACATTGTTTAAAATATAGTTGCGTCCAAGCGTATATGCTTTATCGTAGAAAGCTCGCTGTTGCAGTGCGTTCTTTTTAGTTGCAGCAAACTTCGGATTTTGTTGCATTAACAAACTTGTTCCCATTTCATAAACCATTCTGTAATAATCGTCTGCCTGATATTGTGGTTCGCTTACAATTGTATCGCCCGCAGGATAGTTGAAAACTACAATATCATTCAGCTTAACTTTTCCTAATCCTGGCACACGGCGATATTCCCAATGTGGAAATTCTATGTAGCTTTTTATGTTAAAGAAAGGCATTGTGTGCTGCGTTAAAGGCATTGTAAGTGGTGTTTGTGGAATGCGTGGTCCGTAACTTAACTTGGAAACGAAAAGATAATCGCCTGTAAGCAACGACTTTTCGAGTGAAGAAGAAGGAATTACATAGTTCTGGAAGAAGAAAAGGTTAATGAAGTAGACTGCAACAAGCGCAAAAACAATGGCATCTACCCAACCCATTATAAATCGGACGGGGCCTTCTGAATTTTTCCACCATTGCCATTTTATTTTTTTTGAAATATAAACGTCGTAGATAAATGGCAGTACCAATAGTCCCCACCAGCTTTTTACCCAAAACAAGAAAGCGAGATAGAGCACTGCAACAATGATAAATTTTGTCCACTGTTTCTTCGGGTCGAGTTTTGCTTTTTCTTTGTCAATCATAGGTTATAAAATTATTCTTTTTAGTTCCACATTGTGGACATTATTTATTTAAAATTGAAACAAATCGTTTGTAGATAGCAGTCCACTATGTTCTTTCGTGTATTCGGCTGCCAAGACTGCACCCAAAGCAAAGCCCTTTCGGTTGTGCGCATCGTGTGTAATTGTGATTTTGTCGGCATCAGAATCGTAGCATATACTATGAATGCCGGGAACTTCGCCTTCACGAATAGAAGTTATTGGGAGAACATTGGCAGCCATTTCCTTTGCCAGAGTAACTTTACCATCGGCGGCAACTTGTTTTCCTTTTTCCCATTTTGTTTTGCGGTCGATATTTCTTAAAATATCTTCAGCCAAAGTAATAGCAGTTCCAGAAGGTGCATCGAGTTTATGTATATGGTGTGTTTCTTCCATTGTAACATCGTATTGAGGATAATTGTCCATTATCTTGGCTAAATAACGATTTATTGCAGAAAATATAGCAACTCCGATAGAAAAGTTGCTCGCCCAGAACAAAGTTTGTCCTCCTTCGGTACAAAGACGTTCAATATCAGTCTTATGTTCATGTTGCCAGCCTGTAGAGCCGCTAACAACTTTTACATTATGCGCAAAAGCTTTCAAATAATTCCCATAAGCTGCTGTCGGATTTGTAAATTCAATTGCCACATCAGCAGTAGCAAAAGCAGGAGAATCGAAATCTTCTTGGTTATCTTTATCTATTTTGCAAACTATTTCGTGCCCACGTTCAAGAGCAATTTGCTCTATCATGTGTCCCATTTTGCCATAGCCTATCAGTGCTATCTTCATCCCTTTTCTAATTTGTATCGTTTCGTTTCAGCATAAAAGTATTATAAAATGCCTTTATACCTCTGCAAAGGTAGTAGAATTAGTAGATAAAACAAAAAATATTTATTATTTTTAATGCTTCCCATATAACTTACAAAATATTTTTCACATAAAATTCGAATAATGAAATTTTCCAAATTCACAATAGGTTGAGAATTATCAAGCAAACAATAGACTGGGCAAAAACATAAATGGGGAGACATACAGACAAGGTTTTTAAGAAAAAATGCCATTGCATCGAAAATTATAATATATTTTCTTGCATAATGTTTTTCTTTTTTCTACTTTTGCAGCAGAGAGAACTATATCTTGAAATAAAGAAAACTTTTTATAAACAATTTAATAAACAATTCTGAAGTATGAGAAAATTTTTATGTTTAAGAGCGTTAGTGGCAATAGTTATTGCTACTTTGGGAGTGTCTGACAGTTTTGCACAAACTGGAGTAGAGGAACAACTTGTCTTCCTCGGAACGACAATGACAAAAGAAAATGGTAACAATCTTGACCCAGAGCATAAGTGGATTAAGTCGGGAACTGTAAAGTATGATGCAGATACACGCACCATTACATTGGAGAATGCAGAGATTGTTGTTACCAAAGAAAATTGTCCTCAGTATCAATCAGAAAGTGGAACTTGGTATCCTGTTATTGGTACATTCCGTTTTTATTGTCCGGTCGACAAGATTACGGTAAAATTAATAGGCAAGAACTCTATTAAGACAACTCAGACTGGTTTTGTGATGCTTACTTATCAAGAAGCGGAATCTGTGGATATAGATATGATAGGTGGCGGCAGTCTTACTATTGATGCAGGATTGAATGGTATCGACGATAGACATATTGGTAAACTTACAATAAAAGATGTAGATATGGATATTCGTGCAGACAGATGTGGTCTTTGTGGCGGAAATATAAGTCGTTTAATTGTAGACAATTCAAATGTTAAGTCTGAAGCTAAATACGGAGCAATTTGCGCTTTCAAGAAGTTTACCATGAAAGGAGTGAAATGTGTTTCACCAGTTCCAGACCCTAACGCAACTGAGGAAGATAAAAAAGATCCAAGCAGTACCAAGACAGTGTCTTTTGATAAAGGTGGTGTAACAAATGCTTATGGTACACCATGGGATATTGCTGTTTTGGTTCGCGAAACAGCAGGAATTGACGCTAAACCATCTGTAAAGAACAACGCAACGGTAGTTGCAGTTTACGATGTTTCAGGCCGATTGCTTAAAGACTTGCAGAAAGGCATTAATATCGTTCGTTACAGCGATGGCAGCGTAAAGAAAGTTATTAAGTAATGCGAAAAAAATGAGTTGGCATTAGAACAAACAGTTATTTGAATACAATGCTAATTCGTTGAGCGTATATTAGGAAACTCATGACCTTGTTGTAGGTATGAGTTTCCCTTTTCCTAAAGAATTTATTGTCAAAAGAAAAAGATATTTGCAGCTTGTAATAAGTCAGGTTGGAAATTCTTTTGGTATGAAATGACTTATCGCTAAACATTTATTTTATGAAGAAGATTTTGCTTTTATTTGTGCTTTTCTCATTGGGGAATATTGTGCGAGGCAATCCCGTGAATTTAGAAAAAGCACGCCAAATAGCTTTAGAATATATAAAAGGTAGTGGTGCATACGCTCCCGGCAGGTATGCACAAGTTGCAAAAACGATAAAGAAAGTGCAGCTTTCTACCAATGCCTACTATATATTTAATGTCGGGCAGAATGATGGATTTGTAATAGTGGCTGCCGATGATAATGCTCCCACGGTTTTGGGACATTCTAATAATGGAACATTCAGCGAGAAAAATATCCCGGACGGAATGAAATGGTGGTTGGAATGTTGCCAACGTTACATAAAGTTTGTGGCTCGCCATAAGCAAGCAGTATTGGCAGCGGGCGAGAAACTGAAAGATTTGCCAGGATTAGTGGAAACAAAATGGAACCAAACAAGTCCTTATAATCTTAGATGTCCAAAGTTCGACGAAGGATATGCCGTAACAGGTTGTGTTGCTACTGCTGCAGCGCAAATTCTGAAGTATCATGAATGGCCACAGAACAATACGCCATTGATTCCTGGTTATGAATCGAAAATGCAAAACTACGAGCAGACACTTCAAGACCTTCAACCAAAGAAGTTCAATTGGAGTGCCATGAAGAATAGTTATAAGTTCCATGAAGATGCAGACGAAGTTGCTTGGCTTATGCGTTATGTAGGACAAGCAATGAAGATGCAATATTCGCCTAAAGAAGCAGGTGCGAATGTTCTGGTAAAAGCATTCAAGGATTATTTTGATTATGCTACTACGGCACAGGAAATAGAACGTTCACTGTATACGGAAGCAGAATGGCAACAAAAAATTTATAATGAGATAAAGGAGAAACGTCCT
Proteins encoded in this region:
- a CDS encoding S26 family signal peptidase, whose amino-acid sequence is MIDKEKAKLDPKKQWTKFIIVAVLYLAFLFWVKSWWGLLVLPFIYDVYISKKIKWQWWKNSEGPVRFIMGWVDAIVFALVAVYFINLFFFQNYVIPSSSLEKSLLTGDYLFVSKLSYGPRIPQTPLTMPLTQHTMPFFNIKSYIEFPHWEYRRVPGLGKVKLNDIVVFNYPAGDTIVSEPQYQADDYYRMVYEMGTSLLMQQNPKFAATKKNALQQRAFYDKAYTLGRNYILNNVATYGEIESRPTDRRENYVKRCVGLPGQTLQIKNKIVYLDGKPNKEPENVEYAYLVKFNNVTAADLMSEQYDDFRKEIGISNEDVQSLSRLHGFDVEQGLVLNQAALQYDGYMPLTKRAVNALKQHGLVKAIRPVTDKDIYTGSNYPRNSDLGWKVWTRDNYGPVWIPAKGKSINLTLENLPVYERCIKVYEGNKLDVKNGKIYINGKPATSYTFKMDYYWMQGDNRHNSADSRYWGFVPEDHIVGKPLFIWWSSDPDRRGFSGIRWNRLFKWVDNIK
- the dapB gene encoding 4-hydroxy-tetrahydrodipicolinate reductase; this translates as MKIALIGYGKMGHMIEQIALERGHEIVCKIDKDNQEDFDSPAFATADVAIEFTNPTAAYGNYLKAFAHNVKVVSGSTGWQHEHKTDIERLCTEGGQTLFWASNFSIGVAIFSAINRYLAKIMDNYPQYDVTMEETHHIHKLDAPSGTAITLAEDILRNIDRKTKWEKGKQVAADGKVTLAKEMAANVLPITSIREGEVPGIHSICYDSDADKITITHDAHNRKGFALGAVLAAEYTKEHSGLLSTNDLFQF
- a CDS encoding WbqC family protein; translation: MMSALLSSAYFAPIQWFQKLNRYDVCLIEQHDHFVKQTYRNRCVIATANGLQTLSIPVEKFDNTKCEMCDVCISEHDNWRHQHWNALLSAYGESPFFEYYQDDIRPFFEKKWKFLFDFNVEITYMLCELLDLQPNFKPTNRFIPIEKNNDFIGEYTDFREVIRPKHPLVDKDFVLKPYYQVYEQKIGFQPNLSILDLLFNMGNESIFYL
- a CDS encoding nucleoside recognition domain-containing protein gives rise to the protein MEQNRQNNTTKKSKQILPKGVMCLLIIIALFGGIGWIMGVAPMLNTIMHTAHDLLLNTCFYLMAICVLTGALGKLLVEFGVVDLIEKILRPLMRPLFHLPGVASLGAILTFLSDNPAIITLAQDKHFSGYFKKFQYISLTNFGTAFGMGLIVIVFMLGQGYFVEPLIGFFGACCGCIVSTRCMQHFVLKAYPQYLTENALDAEKFEKQMERPRHEEEKSVFLRTLNSLLDGGKSGVDVGVAIIPGVLIISTLVMILTFGPSKTGEFTGAAYEGVAVLPKAANYINWLLEPLFGFTDPHQVAFPITALGAVGAALSLVPNFLSHGWIDGNAIAVFTGMGMCWSGFLSTHTAMLDTIGYRELTSKAILSHTIGGFAAALVAHWGYLLYTLF